The Naumovozyma dairenensis CBS 421 chromosome 1, complete genome genome includes a region encoding these proteins:
- the RPP1B gene encoding ribosomal protein P1 beta (similar to Saccharomyces cerevisiae RPP1B (YDL130W); ancestral locus Anc_7.293) — MSDAIISYAAFILADAGLDITSENLLSVTKAAGASVENVWADVYAKALEGKDLKEILSGFHNAGPAAGAAAASGAAASGEAATEAAAEEEAEEEESDADMGFGLFD; from the exons atgtcTGACGCTATCATCTCTTACGCCGCTTTCATCTTAGCTGATGCTGGTTTAGATATCACCAGTGAAAACCTATTGTCTGTCACCAAAGCTGCTGGTGCCTCTGTCGAAAAC GTCTGGGCTGATGTTTACGCTAAGGCTTTAGAAGGTAAggatttgaaagaaatcTTATCTGGTTTCCACAATGCTGGTCCAGCTGCTGGtgctgctgctgcttcCGGTGCTGCTGCTTCTGGTGAAGCTGCCACTGAAGCTGctgctgaagaagaagctgaagaagaagaatctgATGCTGACATGGGTTTCGGTTTATTCGATTAA